A portion of the Mycobacterium paraseoulense genome contains these proteins:
- a CDS encoding low molecular weight protein-tyrosine-phosphatase, protein MSEPLHVTFVCTGNICRSVMAEKMFADQLRRRGLADAVRVTSAGTGNWHVGECADDRAADVLRAHGYSTDHRAAQVDAGHLAADLVVALGRNHLRMLRELGVDEERVRMLRSFDPRSGAHALDVEDPYYGDAQDFEDVFTVIEASLPGLHAWVDDRLDRNGSP, encoded by the coding sequence GTGTCTGAGCCGCTGCACGTCACGTTCGTCTGCACGGGGAACATCTGCCGGTCGGTGATGGCCGAGAAGATGTTCGCCGACCAGCTGCGCCGCCGCGGCCTGGCCGACGCGGTGCGGGTGACCAGCGCGGGCACCGGCAACTGGCACGTCGGCGAATGCGCCGACGACCGGGCGGCCGACGTCCTGCGCGCCCACGGCTACTCCACCGACCACCGCGCCGCCCAGGTCGACGCCGGCCATCTCGCGGCCGACCTGGTGGTGGCCCTGGGCCGCAACCATCTTCGGATGTTGCGCGAGCTGGGCGTCGACGAGGAGCGGGTGCGGATGTTGCGGTCCTTCGATCCGCGTTCGGGCGCGCACGCCCTCGACGTCGAGGATCCCTACTACGGCGACGCGCAGGACTTCGAGGACGTCTTCACCGTCATCGAGGCGTCGTTGCCCGGCCTGCACGCGTGGGTCGACGACCGACTCGACCGGAACGGATCGCCATGA
- a CDS encoding SURF1 family cytochrome oxidase biogenesis protein gives MHRLAFLLRPGWIALALVVIAFTYLCFTVLAPWQLGKHNRTSRENRQIEYSLNTDPVPLKTLLPQQDSSAPNAQWRRVTATGHYLPDVQVLARLRVIEGKPAFEVLAPFVVDDGPTVLVDRGYVRPEQGSHVPPIPRPPQHTVTVTARLRDSEPVAPGREPLAEDGVQQVYSINTGQVAALTKVPLAGSYLQLTEDQPGGLGVIGVPHLDAGPFLSYGIQWISFGIVAPLGLGYFAYSELRARRREKQQQQTATGAATAAPDAPPAPPTVEAKLADRYGRRR, from the coding sequence TTGCATCGGCTGGCGTTCCTGCTGCGGCCGGGCTGGATAGCGCTGGCGTTGGTGGTCATCGCCTTCACGTACCTGTGCTTCACGGTGCTCGCGCCCTGGCAGCTGGGCAAGCACAACCGGACGTCGCGGGAGAACCGGCAGATCGAGTATTCCCTCAACACCGACCCCGTCCCGCTCAAAACGCTGCTGCCGCAGCAGGATTCGTCGGCCCCGAACGCCCAGTGGCGCCGCGTGACGGCCACCGGGCACTATCTGCCCGACGTCCAGGTGCTGGCCCGGTTGCGGGTCATCGAGGGCAAACCGGCGTTCGAGGTGTTGGCGCCCTTCGTCGTCGACGACGGGCCGACCGTCCTGGTCGACCGGGGCTACGTGCGGCCCGAACAGGGCTCGCACGTCCCGCCGATCCCTCGTCCGCCCCAGCACACGGTCACCGTCACCGCGCGGCTGCGCGATTCCGAACCCGTGGCCCCGGGCAGGGAACCCCTCGCCGAGGACGGTGTGCAGCAGGTGTACTCGATCAACACCGGACAGGTCGCGGCGCTCACCAAGGTGCCCCTGGCCGGGTCGTATCTGCAGTTGACCGAGGACCAGCCGGGCGGGCTGGGCGTCATCGGGGTGCCGCACCTGGACGCCGGGCCGTTCCTGTCCTACGGCATCCAGTGGATTTCCTTCGGCATCGTCGCCCCGCTCGGATTGGGTTACTTCGCGTACTCCGAGCTCCGCGCCCGTCGCCGGGAAAAGCAGCAGCAGCAAACCGCGACCGGCGCGGCCACGGCGGCCCCGGACGCCCCGCCGGCGCCACCGACCGTGGAGGCCAAACTCGCCGACCGCTACGGCCGCCGCCGATAG
- a CDS encoding cobalamin biosynthesis protein, giving the protein MVATRTRLAGVLAGYLADVALGDPAWGHPVAVFGRAAASLERATYRDSRAAGAVHVVVLVGAVGLLGAALQRAAGRGGPPASIAATAAATWVSVGGTSLARTGLAMSELLERGDVEAARRLLPALCGRDPAWLDGAGLTRASLESVAENTSDAEVAPLLCAAVGGAPGVLAYRGINTLDSMIGYRSARYARFGWAAARLDDAANYVAARVTAALVVVCAPFVSGSPSGAVRAWRRDAARHPSPNAGVVEAAFAGALGVRLGGPTQYRHELQIRPTLGDGHEPTVADLRRAVALSRMVQAGAALLAGLLSYRRRP; this is encoded by the coding sequence ATGGTTGCGACGCGGACCAGGCTCGCCGGCGTGCTGGCCGGCTACCTGGCCGACGTCGCGCTGGGCGACCCGGCGTGGGGCCATCCGGTCGCGGTGTTCGGCCGCGCCGCCGCCTCGTTGGAGCGGGCGACCTACCGCGACAGCCGGGCCGCGGGGGCGGTGCACGTCGTCGTGCTGGTCGGGGCGGTGGGCCTGCTCGGCGCCGCGCTGCAACGGGCCGCCGGGCGCGGCGGCCCGCCCGCCTCGATCGCCGCCACCGCCGCCGCCACCTGGGTCTCGGTTGGCGGAACCTCGTTGGCCCGGACCGGCCTGGCCATGTCGGAACTGCTGGAGCGCGGCGACGTCGAGGCCGCGCGGCGGCTGCTGCCGGCGCTGTGCGGGCGCGACCCGGCCTGGCTGGACGGCGCCGGGTTGACGCGCGCGTCGCTGGAATCGGTCGCGGAAAACACGTCCGACGCCGAGGTGGCGCCGCTGCTATGCGCGGCCGTGGGCGGGGCGCCGGGGGTGCTGGCGTACCGCGGCATCAACACGTTGGACTCGATGATCGGTTATCGGTCGGCGCGCTATGCCCGATTCGGTTGGGCCGCAGCGAGATTGGATGACGCGGCCAACTATGTGGCCGCGCGGGTGACGGCGGCGCTGGTGGTGGTGTGCGCCCCCTTCGTCAGCGGGTCACCATCGGGCGCGGTGCGGGCCTGGCGCCGTGACGCCGCCCGTCACCCCAGTCCCAACGCCGGTGTCGTCGAGGCGGCCTTCGCCGGGGCGCTGGGGGTGCGGCTCGGCGGTCCCACCCAATACCGCCACGAGCTGCAGATTCGGCCCACACTGGGCGACGGCCACGAGCCGACCGTGGCCGACCTCCGTCGCGCGGTGGCGCTGTCGCGCATGGTGCAGGCGGGCGCGGCGCTGCTGGCGGGTTTGTTGAGCTATCGGCGGCGGCCGTAG
- a CDS encoding oxygenase MpaB family protein, which translates to MKRPATRVADLLNPAALLLPAANVIMQLSLPGVGYGVLESPVDSGNVYKHPFKRARTTGTYLAVATIGTESDRALIRAAVDTAHRQVRSTPSSPVSYNAFDPKLQLWVAACLYRYFVDQHEVLHGPLDEASADAVYLDARRLATTLQVPESMWPPDRAAFGEYWKRSLDELRIDPPVRAHLRGVASLAFLPWPLRVLAGRFNLFATTGFLAPEFRALMQFDWSPGQRRRFEWLLSALRLADLFLPHGIWLLGYQVYLWDMRFRARRGWRIV; encoded by the coding sequence ATGAAGCGGCCCGCGACCCGGGTCGCCGACCTGCTCAACCCGGCGGCGCTGTTGTTGCCGGCCGCGAACGTGATCATGCAGTTGTCCTTGCCCGGCGTCGGCTACGGCGTGCTGGAGAGCCCGGTGGACAGCGGCAACGTCTACAAGCATCCGTTCAAACGGGCCCGCACCACCGGCACGTACCTGGCGGTCGCCACCATCGGGACCGAGTCCGACCGCGCGTTGATCCGCGCCGCCGTGGACACCGCGCACCGGCAGGTCCGTTCCACGCCGTCAAGCCCGGTGTCCTACAACGCCTTCGACCCCAAGCTGCAGCTCTGGGTGGCGGCGTGCCTGTACCGCTATTTCGTCGACCAGCACGAGGTCCTCCACGGCCCGCTCGACGAGGCGTCCGCCGACGCCGTCTATCTCGACGCCAGGCGGCTGGCCACCACGCTGCAGGTGCCCGAATCGATGTGGCCGCCGGACCGGGCGGCGTTCGGCGAGTACTGGAAGCGCTCGCTCGACGAGCTGCGCATCGACCCGCCGGTGCGAGCGCATCTGCGCGGTGTGGCGTCGCTGGCGTTTTTGCCGTGGCCGTTGCGGGTCCTCGCCGGCCGGTTCAACCTGTTCGCGACGACGGGATTCCTGGCTCCGGAGTTTCGCGCGTTGATGCAGTTCGACTGGTCGCCGGGCCAGCGGCGCCGCTTCGAGTGGCTGCTGTCGGCGCTGCGGCTGGCCGACCTCTTCCTGCCGCACGGGATCTGGCTCCTCGGTTACCAGGTCTACCTGTGGGACATGCGATTTCGCGCGCGACGCGGTTGGCGGATCGTCTAG
- a CDS encoding epoxide hydrolase family protein produces the protein MEPFRIDVPDGVLDDLRSRLARTRWPDAECVDDWSQGMPLAYTRELAGYWANDYDWRSREAALNRFDQFITEIDGLDIHFIHRRSPHDDAFPLLITHGWPGSIVEFHKVIEPLTNPASGRAEDAFHVICPSLPGYGFSGKPTRTGWGVERIAAAWETLMLRLGYDRYGAQGGDWGAAVTTQIGRNGGHCAGIHLNMPIGRPTPESLKNPTEEEQRAMAALAEHRKWGTGYSKQQSTRPQTLGYGLADSPVGQLAWIVEKFWAWADCDGHPENVFTRDELLDNVMVYWVTDTGASSARLYWESFRVWGQLDRVELPTGVAAFPGELLKAPRSWCEPVYNITHWTRMERGGHFAAFEQPELFVEDVRAFFATVRA, from the coding sequence GTGGAACCTTTTCGCATCGACGTGCCCGACGGGGTCCTGGATGACCTGCGCTCGCGGCTCGCCCGTACCCGCTGGCCGGATGCCGAATGCGTGGACGACTGGAGCCAGGGCATGCCGCTGGCCTATACCCGCGAGCTGGCCGGCTATTGGGCCAACGACTACGACTGGCGCTCACGCGAGGCCGCGCTCAACCGCTTCGACCAGTTCATCACCGAGATCGACGGGCTCGACATTCATTTCATCCACCGGCGCTCGCCGCACGACGACGCCTTCCCCCTGCTGATCACCCACGGCTGGCCCGGCTCGATCGTGGAGTTCCACAAGGTGATCGAGCCGCTGACGAACCCGGCATCCGGGCGCGCCGAGGACGCCTTCCACGTGATCTGCCCGTCGCTGCCGGGGTATGGATTCTCGGGCAAACCCACCCGCACGGGCTGGGGCGTCGAGAGGATCGCCGCGGCCTGGGAGACGCTGATGCTGCGCCTGGGCTACGACCGCTACGGCGCCCAGGGCGGCGACTGGGGCGCAGCGGTGACCACGCAGATCGGCCGGAACGGCGGCCACTGCGCGGGGATCCACCTGAACATGCCGATCGGGCGGCCCACGCCGGAGTCCCTGAAGAACCCGACCGAGGAGGAGCAGCGGGCGATGGCCGCGCTGGCCGAGCACCGCAAGTGGGGCACCGGCTATTCCAAGCAGCAGTCCACCCGGCCCCAGACGCTGGGCTACGGGCTGGCCGATTCGCCGGTGGGGCAGCTGGCGTGGATCGTCGAGAAGTTCTGGGCGTGGGCCGATTGCGACGGCCACCCCGAAAACGTGTTCACCCGCGACGAGCTGCTGGACAACGTGATGGTCTATTGGGTCACCGACACCGGCGCGTCCTCGGCCCGCCTTTACTGGGAGAGCTTCAGGGTGTGGGGGCAGCTGGACCGGGTCGAATTGCCCACGGGGGTGGCGGCTTTCCCGGGTGAGCTGCTCAAGGCGCCGAGGAGCTGGTGCGAGCCGGTCTACAACATCACGCACTGGACAAGGATGGAGCGCGGCGGGCACTTCGCCGCGTTCGAGCAACCCGAGCTGTTCGTCGAGGACGTCCGCGCGTTCTTCGCGACCGTGCGGGCCTAG
- a CDS encoding peroxiredoxin — protein sequence MLPVGATAPDFTLRDQNQQRVTLSAYRGAKNVLLVFFPLAFTGICQGELDQLRDHLPDFENDHSAALAISVGPPPTHRIWSLESGFTFPVLSDFWPHGEVSLAYGVFNAEAGYPNRGTFVIDTSGVIRFAEMKQPGESRNQRLWTDALAALRG from the coding sequence ATGCTGCCCGTCGGCGCCACCGCCCCGGACTTCACCCTGCGCGACCAGAATCAACAGCGAGTCACGCTGAGCGCCTACCGCGGCGCCAAGAACGTCCTCCTGGTGTTCTTCCCGCTGGCCTTCACCGGCATCTGCCAGGGCGAGCTGGATCAGCTGCGCGATCACCTGCCCGACTTCGAGAACGACCACAGCGCGGCGCTGGCCATCTCGGTGGGGCCACCGCCCACCCACCGGATCTGGTCGCTGGAGAGCGGGTTCACCTTCCCGGTGCTGTCGGATTTCTGGCCGCACGGCGAGGTCAGCCTGGCCTACGGCGTGTTCAACGCCGAGGCCGGCTACCCCAACCGCGGCACCTTCGTCATCGATACGTCCGGCGTCATCCGGTTCGCCGAGATGAAACAGCCCGGCGAATCCCGCAACCAGCGGCTGTGGACCGACGCGCTGGCGGCTTTGCGCGGCTGA
- a CDS encoding DUF3052 domain-containing protein gives MVAADHAPGYARKLGIQRDQVVQEWGWDEDTDDEIRADVEEACGGDLLDEDTDEVVDVVLLWWRDGDGDLVDTLMDAIGPLAEDGVIWVLTPKTGKPGHVLPAEIAEAAPTAGLMPTSSVNLGDWSASRLVQPKSRTGKR, from the coding sequence GTGGTCGCGGCGGATCACGCCCCGGGCTACGCCCGCAAACTGGGCATCCAACGAGACCAAGTTGTCCAGGAATGGGGCTGGGACGAGGACACCGACGACGAGATCCGCGCTGACGTCGAGGAAGCGTGCGGCGGTGACTTGCTCGACGAGGACACCGACGAGGTGGTCGATGTCGTGCTGCTGTGGTGGCGCGACGGCGACGGCGACCTGGTGGACACCCTGATGGACGCGATCGGCCCGCTGGCCGAGGACGGCGTGATCTGGGTGTTGACGCCCAAGACCGGCAAGCCGGGTCACGTGCTGCCCGCCGAGATCGCCGAGGCGGCGCCCACCGCCGGTCTGATGCCGACCTCGTCGGTCAACCTGGGTGACTGGAGCGCCAGCCGGCTGGTGCAGCCGAAATCCCGAACCGGGAAGCGTTGA
- the aceE gene encoding pyruvate dehydrogenase (acetyl-transferring), homodimeric type yields the protein MTTEFARHDLAKTPSSASEPDRVRVIREGVASYLPDIDPEETSEWLESFDELLERSGPSRARYLMLRLLERAGEQRVAIPSLTSTDYVNTIPTELEPWFPGDEDVERRFRAWIRWNAAIMVHRAQRPGVGVGGHISTYASSAALYEVGFNHFFRGKSHPGGGDQVFIQGHASPGIYARAFLEGRLSEDRLDGFRQEHSHAAGGLPSYPHPRLMPDFWEFPTVSMGLGPLNAIYQARFNHYLHDRGIKDTSDQHVWCFLGDGEMDEPESRGLAHVGALEGLDNLTFVINCNLQRLDGPVRGNGKIIQELESFFRGAGWNVIKVVWAREWDALLHADRDGALVNLMNTTPDGDYQTYKANDGAYVRDHFFGRDPRTKALVEHMTDSEIWNLKRGGHDYRKVYAAYRAAVDHKGQPTVILAKTIKGYSLGAHFQGRNATHQMKKLALEDLKWFRDSMRIPISDAQLEENPYLPPYYHPGPDAPEIRYMLDRRRTLGGFLPERRTKAKALKLPSRDIYAALKKGSGTQEVATTMATVRTFKEVLRDKEIGPRIVPIIPDEARTFGMDSWFPSLKIYNRLGQLYTAVDAELMLAYKESEIGQILHEGINEAGSVGSFIAAGTSYATHNEPMIPIYIFYSMFGFQRTGDGLWAAADQMTRGFLLGATAGRTTLTGEGLQHADGHSLLLASSNPAVVAYDPAFAYEIAYIVESGLARMFGDNPEDVYFYITIYNEPYVQPPEPENFDPEGVLRGIYRYRPATEQRANTAHILASGVAMPSALQAAEMLAAEWDVAADVWSVTSWGELNRDGVAVEKARLRHPDRPAGTAYVTQALANAAGPVIAVSDWMRAVPEQIRPWVPNTFVTLGTDGFGFSDTRPAARRYFNTDAESQVVAVLEALARDGEIDPSVPVAAARQYKIDDVQAAPEQTSDPGVA from the coding sequence TTGACAACCGAGTTCGCGCGCCACGATCTGGCGAAAACCCCCAGCAGCGCAAGCGAACCCGATCGCGTTCGGGTGATCCGCGAAGGCGTCGCCTCGTACCTGCCCGACATCGACCCCGAAGAGACCTCCGAGTGGCTGGAGTCGTTCGACGAGCTCCTGGAGCGCTCGGGACCGTCGCGGGCGCGGTATCTGATGTTGCGGCTGCTGGAGCGGGCCGGCGAGCAGCGTGTCGCCATTCCGTCGCTGACCTCAACCGATTACGTCAACACGATCCCGACCGAACTGGAGCCGTGGTTCCCCGGCGACGAGGACGTCGAGCGGCGCTTCCGGGCGTGGATCCGGTGGAACGCCGCGATCATGGTGCACCGCGCCCAGCGGCCGGGAGTCGGTGTGGGCGGCCACATTTCGACCTACGCCTCCTCCGCGGCGCTCTATGAGGTGGGCTTCAACCACTTCTTCCGGGGCAAGTCGCATCCCGGCGGCGGCGACCAGGTCTTCATCCAGGGCCACGCGTCCCCGGGGATTTACGCGCGCGCCTTCCTCGAAGGCCGGCTCAGCGAGGACCGGCTCGACGGCTTCCGCCAGGAACACAGCCACGCCGCCGGCGGGTTGCCGTCCTATCCGCACCCGCGGCTGATGCCCGACTTCTGGGAGTTCCCCACGGTGTCGATGGGCCTGGGCCCGCTCAACGCCATCTACCAGGCGCGGTTCAACCACTACCTGCACGACCGCGGCATCAAGGACACCTCCGATCAGCACGTGTGGTGCTTCCTCGGCGACGGCGAGATGGACGAGCCGGAGAGCCGCGGGCTGGCGCACGTCGGCGCGCTCGAGGGCCTGGACAACCTGACCTTCGTGATCAACTGCAACCTGCAGCGCCTGGACGGCCCGGTGCGCGGCAACGGCAAGATCATCCAGGAGCTGGAGTCGTTCTTCCGCGGGGCCGGCTGGAACGTCATCAAGGTGGTGTGGGCCCGCGAGTGGGACGCCCTGTTGCACGCCGACCGGGACGGCGCACTGGTGAACCTGATGAACACCACCCCCGACGGCGACTACCAGACGTACAAGGCCAACGACGGCGCTTACGTGCGCGACCACTTCTTCGGCCGCGACCCGCGCACCAAGGCGCTGGTCGAGCACATGACCGACTCCGAGATATGGAACCTCAAGCGCGGCGGCCACGACTACCGCAAGGTGTACGCCGCCTACCGCGCCGCCGTCGACCACAAGGGCCAGCCCACGGTCATCCTGGCCAAGACCATCAAGGGCTATTCGCTGGGCGCCCACTTCCAGGGCCGCAACGCCACGCACCAGATGAAAAAGCTTGCGCTGGAAGACCTTAAGTGGTTCCGCGACTCCATGCGGATCCCGATCAGCGATGCGCAGCTGGAAGAGAATCCCTACCTGCCGCCCTACTACCACCCCGGGCCCGACGCCCCGGAGATCCGCTACATGCTCGACCGTCGCCGCACCCTCGGCGGCTTCCTGCCCGAGCGCCGCACCAAGGCCAAGGCGCTCAAGCTTCCCTCGCGTGACATCTACGCCGCGCTGAAGAAGGGGTCGGGCACCCAGGAGGTCGCCACCACCATGGCGACCGTGCGGACCTTCAAGGAGGTGTTGCGGGACAAGGAGATCGGCCCGCGCATCGTGCCGATCATCCCCGACGAGGCGCGCACGTTCGGCATGGACTCGTGGTTCCCGTCGCTGAAGATCTACAACCGCCTCGGCCAGCTCTACACCGCCGTCGACGCCGAGCTGATGCTGGCCTACAAGGAAAGCGAAATCGGCCAGATCCTGCACGAGGGCATCAACGAGGCGGGCTCGGTGGGCTCGTTCATCGCGGCCGGCACGTCGTATGCCACGCATAACGAGCCGATGATCCCGATCTACATCTTCTATTCGATGTTCGGCTTCCAGCGCACCGGTGACGGCCTGTGGGCCGCCGCCGACCAGATGACCCGCGGCTTCCTGCTCGGCGCCACCGCCGGGCGCACCACACTGACCGGCGAGGGCCTGCAGCACGCCGATGGCCACTCACTGCTGCTGGCCAGCAGCAATCCGGCGGTGGTGGCCTACGACCCGGCGTTCGCCTACGAGATCGCCTACATCGTGGAAAGCGGGCTGGCGCGGATGTTCGGGGACAACCCCGAGGACGTGTACTTCTACATCACCATCTACAACGAGCCGTACGTGCAGCCGCCGGAGCCGGAGAACTTCGATCCCGAGGGCGTGTTGCGCGGCATCTACCGCTACCGGCCCGCCACCGAACAGCGCGCGAACACGGCGCACATCCTGGCCTCCGGCGTGGCGATGCCGTCGGCGCTACAGGCGGCCGAGATGCTGGCCGCCGAGTGGGACGTCGCCGCCGACGTCTGGTCGGTGACCAGCTGGGGCGAACTGAACCGCGATGGGGTGGCCGTCGAGAAGGCGAGGCTGCGTCACCCCGACCGGCCGGCCGGCACCGCCTACGTGACCCAGGCGCTGGCGAACGCGGCCGGCCCGGTGATCGCCGTCTCGGACTGGATGCGCGCCGTCCCCGAGCAGATCCGGCCCTGGGTGCCCAACACGTTCGTCACGCTGGGCACCGACGGGTTCGGCTTCTCGGACACCCGTCCGGCCGCGCGCCGCTACTTCAACACCGACGCCGAGTCGCAGGTGGTCGCAGTGCTGGAGGCGTTGGCGCGCGACGGCGAGATCGACCCCTCGGTGCCGGTCGCGGCCGCGCGCCAGTACAAGATCGACGACGTCCAGGCCGCGCCCGAGCAGACCTCCGACCCCGGGGTGGCCTGA
- a CDS encoding PucR family transcriptional regulator, which produces MNDNPFAGPFAKQPRSPLELLDTVPDSVLRRLKQYSGRLATEAVSVMQDRLPFFADLEASQRASVALVVQTAINNFVEWMQDPHSNVSYTAQAFELVPQDLARRIALRHSVDMVRVTMEFFEEVLPLVARSEEQLTSLTVGVLKYSRDLAFTAASAYANAAEARGTWDSRMEASVVDAVVRGDTGPELLSRAAALNWDTTAPATVVVGAPAPGRDGTTGPGDSQRASQHVRDIAARHGRAALTDVHGTWLVAIVSGQLSPTDKFLGELLDAFSDGPVVIGPTAPMLTAAYHSASEAISGMNAVGGWRGAPRPVQARELLPERALMGDASAIVALHTDVMGPLADAGPTLIETLDAYLDCGGAIEACARKLFVHPNTVRYRLKRITDFTGRDPTQPRDAYVLRVAATVGQLNYPTAPAGVATKPIPPVPLPVRAAIVGQSES; this is translated from the coding sequence GTGAATGACAACCCGTTCGCCGGCCCCTTCGCCAAGCAGCCCCGGTCGCCACTCGAACTGCTGGACACCGTGCCGGACTCGGTGTTGCGACGGCTGAAGCAGTACTCCGGGCGACTGGCCACCGAAGCGGTCTCGGTCATGCAGGACCGGCTGCCCTTCTTCGCCGACCTCGAGGCGTCGCAGCGGGCCAGCGTGGCGTTGGTGGTCCAGACGGCCATCAACAACTTCGTCGAGTGGATGCAGGACCCGCACAGCAACGTCAGCTACACCGCCCAGGCGTTCGAGCTGGTGCCCCAGGACCTGGCCCGCCGGATCGCGTTGCGGCACAGCGTGGACATGGTGCGCGTCACCATGGAGTTCTTCGAAGAGGTCCTGCCGCTGGTGGCCCGCTCCGAGGAGCAGTTGACCTCCCTGACCGTGGGCGTGCTGAAGTACAGCCGTGACCTGGCGTTCACCGCCGCCTCGGCCTACGCGAACGCGGCGGAGGCCCGCGGCACCTGGGACAGCCGGATGGAGGCCAGCGTGGTCGACGCGGTGGTCCGCGGCGACACCGGGCCGGAGCTGTTGTCCCGGGCCGCCGCGCTGAACTGGGACACCACCGCCCCGGCGACCGTCGTGGTCGGTGCCCCGGCGCCCGGCCGGGACGGGACCACCGGGCCGGGCGACAGCCAGCGGGCCAGCCAGCACGTCCGCGACATCGCCGCCCGGCACGGCCGCGCCGCCCTCACGGACGTGCACGGCACCTGGCTGGTCGCCATCGTGTCCGGCCAACTGTCGCCTACCGACAAATTCCTCGGCGAGCTGCTGGACGCGTTCTCCGACGGCCCCGTGGTCATCGGGCCCACGGCGCCCATGCTCACGGCGGCCTATCACAGCGCCAGCGAGGCGATTTCGGGGATGAACGCCGTCGGCGGCTGGCGGGGGGCGCCCCGGCCCGTGCAGGCGCGGGAACTCCTGCCCGAACGCGCCCTGATGGGCGACGCCTCGGCCATCGTGGCCCTGCACACCGACGTCATGGGGCCGTTGGCCGACGCGGGGCCCACCCTCATCGAGACCCTGGACGCTTACTTGGATTGTGGGGGCGCGATTGAAGCCTGTGCCAGAAAGTTGTTCGTTCATCCAAACACCGTGCGCTACCGACTCAAGCGGATCACCGACTTCACCGGACGCGATCCCACCCAGCCCCGCGACGCGTATGTGCTGCGAGTGGCGGCGACGGTCGGCCAGCTCAACTACCCCACCGCTCCCGCCGGCGTCGCCACCAAACCGATTCCCCCTGTTCCACTGCCGGTCAGGGCGGCTATCGTGGGTCAATCCGAGTCATAG
- a CDS encoding ACP S-malonyltransferase produces the protein MIALLAPGQGSQTEGMLSPWLDLPGAADQLDLWSKASGLDLVRLGTTASTEEITDTAVTQPLVVAATLLAHQELTKRGLLSDADLIVAGHSVGEIAAYAIAGVMAADDAVALAATRGAEMAKACAIEPTGMSAVLGGDEAEVLARLEQLDLFPANRNAAGQIVAAGPLTALEKLAEDPPAKARIRALGVAGAFHTKYMAPALDRYAAAAAAVATSEPTATLLSNRDGQPVASAAAAMEALVAQLTQPVRWDLCTATMRDREVTAAVEFPPAGTLTGIAKRELRGVTTRAVKAPADLDAVAEL, from the coding sequence GTGATTGCTTTGCTTGCGCCCGGACAGGGTTCGCAGACCGAGGGGATGCTGTCGCCGTGGCTCGACCTGCCCGGCGCCGCCGACCAGCTCGACCTGTGGTCGAAGGCCAGCGGCCTCGACCTGGTCCGGCTGGGCACCACCGCGTCGACCGAAGAGATCACCGACACCGCGGTCACTCAGCCCCTGGTCGTCGCCGCCACCCTGCTGGCCCACCAGGAACTCACCAAGCGCGGCCTGCTGTCCGACGCGGACCTCATCGTCGCCGGCCACTCCGTCGGCGAGATCGCGGCGTATGCGATCGCCGGTGTGATGGCCGCCGATGACGCCGTCGCGCTGGCCGCCACCCGCGGCGCCGAGATGGCCAAGGCGTGCGCCATCGAGCCGACCGGCATGTCGGCCGTGCTCGGCGGTGACGAGGCCGAGGTGCTGGCCCGTCTCGAGCAGCTCGACCTGTTCCCCGCCAACCGCAACGCCGCCGGCCAGATCGTCGCCGCCGGCCCGCTGACGGCGCTGGAGAAGCTGGCCGAGGACCCGCCGGCGAAGGCCCGGATCCGCGCCCTCGGTGTCGCGGGGGCGTTCCACACCAAGTACATGGCTCCGGCCCTCGACCGTTACGCCGCCGCGGCGGCCGCGGTCGCGACCTCCGAGCCCACCGCCACGCTGCTGTCGAACCGCGACGGGCAGCCCGTCGCCTCCGCGGCGGCGGCGATGGAGGCGCTGGTCGCTCAGCTGACCCAGCCGGTCCGCTGGGACCTGTGCACGGCGACCATGCGTGACCGCGAGGTCACGGCGGCCGTGGAGTTCCCCCCCGCGGGCACTCTGACGGGCATCGCCAAACGAGAACTTCGGGGGGTCACCACCCGCGCCGTCAAGGCACCCGCAGACCTGGACGCAGTGGCCGAACTCTGA
- the acpM gene encoding meromycolate extension acyl carrier protein AcpM translates to MAVSQEEIIAGIAEIIEEVTGIEPSEVTPEKSFVDDLDIDSLSMVEIAVQTEDKYGVKIPDEDLAGLRTVGDVVSYIQKLEEENPEAAEALRAKLETENPDAVANVKARMDADK, encoded by the coding sequence GTGGCCGTCAGCCAGGAAGAAATCATCGCCGGTATCGCGGAGATCATCGAAGAGGTCACCGGTATCGAGCCGTCCGAGGTCACCCCGGAGAAGTCCTTCGTCGACGACCTGGACATCGACTCGCTGTCGATGGTCGAGATCGCGGTGCAGACCGAGGACAAGTACGGCGTGAAGATCCCGGACGAGGACCTCGCCGGTCTGCGCACCGTCGGTGACGTCGTGTCCTACATCCAGAAGCTCGAGGAAGAGAACCCCGAGGCTGCCGAGGCGCTGCGCGCCAAGCTGGAGACCGAGAACCCCGACGCCGTCGCCAACGTCAAGGCGAGGATGGACGCGGACAAGTGA